Proteins encoded together in one Eublepharis macularius isolate TG4126 chromosome 2, MPM_Emac_v1.0, whole genome shotgun sequence window:
- the LOC129323855 gene encoding uncharacterized protein LOC129323855 has product MGDSGVGPVCDCGKSQGPSLLFQRRSRPRIKWGRVSVKLVRSPVLCLPSVPASGTGPQQDPEGQSVRHPGDPVLAEATMVSLPSESTDSIDPSPGGSRSPDLRGGSSPRHQETQTHSVVDQAGAAFSEAVTNVLLNARRLSTRQSYALKWDKFSVWCSRRGLDPFESTLSEILDFLWEVKQEGLANSSVKVYLAAISAFHPPVDRKSVFSHYSAKLFLRGLNNLFPPVRALVPQWSLPLVLTRLMSKPFEPLASCPLRFLSMKVAFLVAATSARRVGELAALSCEPPYLKFHPEKVVLRTKVEFLPKVVSRFHLSQELVLPVFFPTPASEAEAALHSLDVRRAILFYLDRVKPFRIDSNLFICFAGPKKGNRASAQSISRWVVQAILTCYSAANLPCPLQVHAHSTRSQASSAALFRGVPLQDICRAATWASADTFVKHYALDILDRKETAVGTAVLHSIFE; this is encoded by the coding sequence atgggggactccggagttggacctgtttgcgactgtggaaaatcgcaaggtcctagcttattgttccagaggaggagtaggcccagaatcaagtggggacgcgtttcagttaagttggtcaggtcccctgtgttatgccttccctccgttcccgcttctggcacgggtcctcagcaagatccagagggacagagcgtccgtcatcctggtgaccccgtattggccgaggcaaccatggtttcactcccttctgagtctacagactcaatcgatccgtctcccggtggttcccgatctcctgacctgcgggggggttcttcaccacgacatcaggagactcaaactcacagcgtggttgatcaggccggggctgccttctccgaggctgtgactaatgttctcttaaatgctagacgtttgtctaccaggcagtcttatgcccttaagtgggacaaattttctgtgtggtgtagtcgcaggggtttggatccttttgagtccaccctttctgagattttggattttttgtgggaggtaaagcaggagggtttggccaactcctcagtcaaggtttatctggcagccatctctgcttttcaccctccagtggatagaaagtctgttttttcccactattctgccaaattatttttgaggggattgaataatttgtttccccctgtgcgggctttggtccctcagtggtcgttgcccctggttctgactcgtttgatgtctaagccgtttgaacccttggcttcctgtccgcttcgttttttgtccatgaaagtggcctttttggttgcggctacttcagccaggagggttggggagctagcagcgttatcttgcgagcccccttatttgaaatttcaccctgagaaggtcgttcttcgtacaaaggttgagtttttacctaaagtagtatcccgttttcatttatctcaggaattggttctgccggttttctttccgactccggcttctgaggcagaggcggcccttcattctttggatgttcgcagggccattttattttatttagatagggtaaaaccatttaggattgactctaatttgtttatttgttttgctggaccgaagaagggtaaccgggcttcggctcagtctatctctagatgggtggtccaggctatactgacctgttattctgctgctaacttaccttgtcctttgcaagtgcatgcccactccaccaggtcccaggcgtcgtcagcggctctcttcagaggtgttccactccaggacatctgcagggcggcgacgtgggcctcggcggatacctttgtgaagcattatgcgctggatatcctagatagaaaggagacagcggtgggcacggcagttctgcactccatctttgagtga